One genomic region from Mytilus trossulus isolate FHL-02 chromosome 9, PNRI_Mtr1.1.1.hap1, whole genome shotgun sequence encodes:
- the LOC134684091 gene encoding uncharacterized protein LOC134684091 has translation MVCAIFGMVMLIILYAGCYRMCCSGNQPYHDSCIKATIHIVLTLLTYVLYLFDTLSDVFLFLHYIAIGQTSKFALVMAFTFAPVLFLAFIFFAKHHKKLECDYHKLSCREQLCFQMFGLVLVLVCSPFAALLPTYTYAQVLARGKTNFKFEYLTSYITLVEATLESAPQLTVQIYLLIIDSHTDTTYTGIIRYLSIIASSLGLAWSLNAFKHQNRKKMQNKEDGFCVKLIHWISRFAEIVPRIILIALCTAEYSVYVLFFVMYRFLCGCMYSLCERWAIDEKFRFLEEPDLILGIVGNIFCYSVSKIYQCQKKEQCGGKFFVGYYIIYYIENGIMLFFWYSDDPALLQLKIGGACSNHAWWAPGVIVFVSILCVVQLLFLYLYYRLRGKQPQVNSQNMSAEKCHQSDPLNSDSFTNHGQFDNHGFQDGLKTYNFHDGQVASPYDIDSQYANDSQMQPYCGYERNNQPVYRYPREELHVTQSYESDVNNRWNSEPYQNISQQSQQIQQYNMNPLQQWNDYHSQRGCYESNMSNRQTHFASSFHNQTFVGNVSSSYQSSMQSMTQGAVFTGTQYNSQGEYRFSGY, from the exons ATGGTTTGTGCTATTTTTGGTATGGTtatgttaataattttgtatgCGGGTTGTTACCGAATGTGCTGCTCTGGAAACCAACCTTATCATGATTCTTGCATAAAGGCAACTATTCATATCGTACTGACTTTATTAACATATGTCCTGTACCTGTTTGATACTCTGTCGGATGTGTTCCTGTTCCTACACTACATTGCGATTGGACAAACTTCGAAGTTTGCATTGGTGATGGCCTTTACCTTCGCACCAGTTCTCTTTCTGGcgtttattttctttgcaaAACATCACAAAAAGTTAGAATGCGACTATCATAAGCTATCATGTAGAGAGCAACTGTGTTTCCAGATGTTTGGCTTGGTGTTAGTTCTCGTTTGCAGTCCATTTGCTGCACTGTTGCCAACATACAC gTATGCCCAGGTACTTGCACGtggtaaaacaaattttaaatttgaatatctaACGTCTTATATTACGCTGGTTGAAGCTACACTAGAGTCAGCTCCACAATTAACAGTACAGATTTACCTGCTGATTATTGACAGCCATACTGACACTACTTACACAG GAATAATTCGTTATCTAAGCATAATTGCATCTTCCCTTGGACTTGCTTGGTCGTTGAATGCATTTAAACATCAAAATCGAAAGAAGATGCAGAACAAAGAGGACGGCTTTTGTGTAAAACTTATTCACTGGATATCACGATTTGCTGAGATTGTGCCGCGCATTATCTTAATTGCACTCTGTACTGCTGAATATAGcgtatatgttttatttttcgtAATGTATCGCTTTTTATGTGGATGCATGTACAGCCTTTGTGAAAGATGGGCTATTGATGAAAAGTTCAGATTCTTAGAGGAGCCCGATTTGATATTGGGAATAGTAGGCAACATATTTTGCTATTCTGTATCAAAAATTTATCAATGCCAAAAGAAAGAACAATGTGGAGGGAAATTCTTCGTAGGttattacattatatattacataGAAAATGGCATTATGTTGTTCTTTTGGTATAGCGATGATCCGGCTTTACTTCAATTGAAGATTGGAGGGGCATGTTCAAACCATGCATGGTGGGCACCAGGTGTTATAGTTTTTGTCAGTATCCTATGCGTTGTACAACTGttatttttgtatctatatTATCGTTTACGTGGGAAACAACCCCAAGTAAATTCTCAAAACATGTCGGCGGAAAAATGCCACCAATCTGATCCCCTTAATTCGGACTCTTTCACTAATCATGGACAATTCGATAACCATGGCTTTCAAGATGGActgaaaacatacaattttcacGATGGCCAAGTGGCCAGTCCTTATGATATTGATAGTCAATATGCAAATGACTCACAAATGCAGCCATATTGTGGATATGAGAGAAATAATCAACCTGTATATCGATATCCAAGGGAAGAGCTACACGTTACTCAGTCATATGAGTCGGATGTCAATAACAGATGGAATAGTGAACCGTATCAAAATATATCCCAACAGTCTCAGCAAATTCAACAATACAATATGAATCCATTGCAACAGTGGAATGATTACCATTCCCAAAGAGGATGTTATGAAAGCAACATGAGCAATCGGCAAACACATTTTGCTTCTTCATTTCACAATCAGACATTTGTAGGAAACGTTAGTTCCTCGTATCAATCATCCATGCAATCGATGACTCAAGGCGCCGTGTTTACTGGTACACAATATAACAGTCAAGGAGAATACAGGTTTAGTGGatattaa